In Lolium rigidum isolate FL_2022 chromosome 3, APGP_CSIRO_Lrig_0.1, whole genome shotgun sequence, the genomic window CTGGTGCAAAACACAAGTGTGGATGAATGTATGCAAATCATACCTGTTGGTGATTGAGCAATCCTATACTCAATATCATGTTCTGTATCCCAATGACCCTATCACCAGAAGCTAAGTAAGTAAAGTTAATAGAGATGCAAATGGGTCATCATTACGGTACCCTCTACCCTCTTTAGTGGAAATAAATGAACTAATTTTCCAAAATGATGATTTCATCAGAAAAGTTAGTTCTTTTTTTTGAACTAAAAAGAGGGTAGAGGGTTCCCTAATATTGGCCCATTTGCATAAGTTAACACATTTCAAGAGTGAAAGAATACCAATTTGTACTACCTGACCAAGGCTGCCATGTGGTGACATGAAATAATGTTCTTCAGGGACATCAGGAGGATTTAGCACATTATGGAAAAATATTGTGATGGAGTCAAAGTAAAACTGCGGACGGGGTGAATTATGGTCCccgtcaaattttataatgtttttatctcCCTGCAGATACATGTGGATACACCATATATTACTATCTTAACAGACACAAGAATTCATTTATGTTTCATATTTGGAAAGAAAAGTAGAAACTTACAACATATGATTCACAGATCTTGTCCGAATGATGGGGCAGTATAAAGTCGTCCTCAGTTGCATGACCAAACAAAGCAGGAACAAAACATCGCTTTGCTACCTACAGGATTATATTCATAAACTAATTATGTGCTGTGATGCTGTCAAAACAGAATCACGTacatgttttcaaatgatgtgtcaAATTATGTCTAAATGATGCTGTCAAATCATTATTCAATAAAAGCTTGCAATGTGCAGTTGGCAAATGAAGTGCAGAATCTCATTTACTTCCTAAAGAGAAAAGGCCCATGTAGTTCCCAGTTTCTTATCCAGTTTTTGCTTTTGCTTAGGACCAACTGTCAGAAAACTAACCTAATATCATTATTTTAAAGAGCCACAAAAAAGAGACTTGCAAAATCTCCTAGTAGATCATGTGCGTAAGAACAAACTATATAGTATTTAAGTAACTTAAAATCAGTCTGGTAATAAACCTGAATGGTATCAAGATCCATGATGTCAAAGCTGGCTTTTCTTTTGACAATCTTCCGCATGTGCTGTATTGCAAGTTTGACCTAAACAAACAAATACAAGCCCCAAAATAAATAAGATGGATCTACCATGTGCAAGTATGCAGTATCACTATGCATATGAGTATTTCTAGAGCAAATCAAATTAACAGAAGGCAACATCAATTTCATGTATTTCATTGCAAAAATAGAACAGCAGTTCATATATAGTTGTAATTACGAAAACCCGTAGCCATAAACTTAGCATCTAGGCAGACACCAGTTCAAAGAAACTCACGATTCATGAACATTAGAACTAAATGTAGTAGCTTATACTCTGTAGTAATAAAAGGGAGACAAATAGTTTTCCAGATTACAAGGATCATGCATGGCTCCAATAGGATCTTCGAGTAGTCATAGGCACAAATAGAAATGGTGCTATAAGGTGGGTGATGTAAGAAACAAATTGCATAAAACACCATGCTAAAGTGCAGGCTTGCATCAACTACACTACTTCCTTGGACAACAGCCACATATCCACATTGTTAGTGACAACTGTCAAGTCGCCGTCATCAAATGATGCTTACCGTGAATTTTGGCAACGGGTACTTGTAGGTATCTACTAGTTCCATCATCAACTCAACCAGGTTAGAGAATGGACTATCAAGAACCATCCCAGCAATTGATGGATCCTCTGCTCCATACATTAAACTGAAAGAAGAGAATACAGATGTTCTGGATAAGGCAAAATTTAGAGTGTTTCAGCACTCGGACACACACGCAGAAGCAGAAGCAACAATATTACACATGCACATTACTAAGCCAACAAACACATAAAGCGGAATACTACTTCCGTTCAATAAAAGCTGAATATTACACAGGATCATCATAAACCATACGAACATACTAAGCTGGACGACAGGGTATCTGACCACTACAAGAGAAAATGAGGATTCAATTCAACATAAAGAACATACCTTGTGACTGCACCCATTGAGCGGCCCCACAAGCCAATGCAAGATATATTCCCATCTGTCCGTAAATGATTAACAACAGCTTTCAGATCTTCTTTctgtaaaaaaagaaaagaaatatcaTCGATGTGCCTTTAAAAGCAATAAAATCCGTTGAAATAGAAGCACTGTGATAAACTACGGTATTGATGGCTCAGAGTAGAAGAAGCCGAAGGGAGAGAAAAGGTTCCATAGGCCGAAAGGAACATTTAAAATCAGTCAGATTTGGATGAGAACTGTCTTTCTATAAATGTTATACTGTGATTAATTTATACACAAGGTTTTAGATTTCACCAACCATCCATTTGACAGTTACGATATTCTTCCAGAGTATCTTTCTTGACAAATACAGATCATAGACAACAAATTATTATGTGTTATTTATTTCTCAATTTAGTTATCTAATATCATGTCTACGAGTTATGCATGCAGAATCTATACATGCAAACAGAAGGTTTCAGAAAGAATGTGTGCCATTTTTAAATCTTCTACTTGCACAAGGCGAACTCACTTCATTCCATCCCAAGGTGACATGCTCTCCTTCAGAGAGTCCAGACCCTGAAAAGTCCAGTGTAAAGACTGTAATATTTGATGGTAGAAGAATAATAGCGGCTTCACTAGCATCAGCTCTGCATCCACTGGAAAATAAATAATACATATATCAATTAATCCTGGAAAAAATAATATAATAAAATAGCTTAGCAAATACTGTATGTAAGGATTAAGATTGCACTTTATTAGTAACTTAACTTAATAGGTGGAAAAGCAGCTTGGCAAAACTGAAAAAGCAACCTATATTAAGAAAAAGGATAATGTGTTATACCCTTACCTGTTTCCGTGACAGTATATAACACAAGGAAGTGCTTTTCCTTCAGGCATCACAGCAGGTATGTAGTGGCTACACTGCAATTTCTTGCCCTGCCCATTTATGACCTGAAAAAGGAGACTGTGCATATCAGTTACATAGCATGGCATGCCACAGATGAAACCCAAGTCTACTAGACGAGGCTGAAGCCCCTGTTCACTACATGTAATATACGTGATCCAATAAATGACAAAAATGTTTGCAGACCAGTATCCATGTAACTATTTCTACACTAGTCCAGGAGAGAAATGAATGCAACAGCTAATATGGCAATACGAATACATAAAGATGGGAAGGATGTCATAAATACTCCTAACTCAAAAATATAATAAATACTGTAGTTCTCATTTAAATTTCTTAATTATCATAACATGCATCTAATATTAAATGGGCACATTTTAAAGTTGACGCAGAATCTAAGAACATAGCCCAACTGGAGAAAAGTGCCAGCCAACTTACAGATTACACAGAATGTTGAAAGAATCAACAAAACAGTAGGTTGGTAGGGTTGTCGTCATTAGCATATCGGCCGAAAAAATCATaacatatatgtatgtgcatacaTAAATAGATCTTGCTTCACTAGTTAAATGATGttatgctgtgtttggttgcaatgaattggGCTCTGAATTGGAAAATCTAGAATTGAGGGCCCAATTCTGctgtttggatgtgctatgtATTGGACTATGGAATTGTTGCCCAATTCTAAGGAGAGGCCCGCGCGAGGCAACATAACCCGTAGCCCAATTCGGAGGTCCCGAGCTCCGTATTCGCTCGGAATCGAGCCGTCGCTCGCTCTCCTCTCCCGAACCGAGCGCGACCACCTCCGCCCTCCTCCGTCGTCGTCGCCCGCAGGtacggccgcccacctccgccctcctcctccctccgGCCCCACTCCGGCggccctcctccgccctcctcttccctcctcctcccctccagcCCCGGTCCGGCTCCGCACTCCTCCTCCCGAGCACGACCTGAACCCTAGACGAGCGACGGCCGCGGACGAGCGGCGGACGGCCGGACGAGAGGCGGCCGGCCGGCGAGCGGCGGACGGCCGGACGAGCGGCGGACGGCCGGCGGACGAGGTGCGCGTGCGGCCGGCGGACGAGCGGACGGCCGGCGGACGAGGTCCCTGTGCGGCCGGTGGACGAGCGGACGGCCGGCGGACGAGGTCCCGTGCGGCCGGCGAACGAGCGGACGGCCGGCGGACGAGGTCCCGAGCCGACGAGCTGAGGTCCTGTGCCTGTAATGGCGAAATAGTCCGTAGGGAACGGATGTTTGCCCCCTTTTTTTGCAATGTCGAAGTAATTTGTAGCGAACCGGCTTTTGCCCATTCACGTGGTAGATGGTTCAGACTTGATTCTTTGGATGGGATTGGGATAATAACATGGTGAGTGTTGACAGTGATGAAGTGTGGGCTAGATATGTGGAGGTTTGTAACATACTAATTTTTGGCTCATGACCTTGCCTTGATGATTTGTGAGACATAATGTATGtactttgtgctatttgtgagacataatgtatccactttgtgctatttgtgagacaTAATGTATCCACTTTCTACTATTTGTAAGACATAATGTACCCACTttctactatttgtaagcataattGTCCACTTTCTGCTATTTGTGCTATTTTCATTCATATTACATATGTTATATTGTTCAAAGTAAAAAATACTCTCAATTCCACACATGTGACATCCAAACAGGATTTGGTATTCCATTGAAATCTGAATTATGTAGCTGAATACCACGCGCATCCAAACACTCTTTGTGGTATTCCattgaattggttgatttggttttccattgccaattcaattcagagctcaattcattgcaaccaaacacagcattaGGGTTTTTTGGCAATGAAGGTGATAGTAGGTTTCCTAAATGTGTACCACACAGACAAAAACAATAGAACCCTAGAAATAGAAAGAGGAGGTTCTCATGTTTGACATATAACCTCTATGTCCTTCCTCTGAAACCATCTTCCCTTCAGCATAAACTCCTGCTCCAGTAGATCATCGTTTGGACTATAGTCAGCTCTGCAATGCGACAAAGCATCGAAAAGGTTAAGAAAGTCGGGACCATAGAGTTAAAGAGTTGCCCTAAGAGGCATAGTTGTTCATCTTTGTCTACTAAATGTTTATTCTAGTGATGTCAACTAGTCTACTCTTGGTAACAGGAACTCAACGAATTTTCAGAAGAGATTGCTTGGTGAGGTGGAATGGGAGCACAACTTGAGAAAGTATATGTGGTGACAATAGAGTGCAAATGCCACAGGAATAATTTCGTGAGCAcaatgccacaacatttgcaggcAGGCAAGCAAGCATTCAAGTTCAAGAAGCACGATTCTGGAACACCAGTCATAAAATGACAACTAGACCATTTTAACACTTGAGAACACATGGGGCATTCCTAAGCTTTGTACATGATCTTCAATCCGAAGAAACAGAAATCACCCAGCTCAGCTAACCATTCCTAAGCTGAACCTAAACCCAATAGAGATTCAACCATTCACATGAACATCATACCCACAGACACGAAACAGCGTGAACAACCCCAGTCACCAAGCACCGGCCACTAAATATATATTGTAGCGATGTCAAGTTGTCTAATCTTGGTAACATGAATTCCACGTGTTTTGGAATAGAGTAGCTTGCTGAGGTGGAACGGCAGAACACTGAAGGAAGTATGGGTGGTGACGACACATTGCAAATGCCACGGGAATAATTTTGTGAGCACAACGCCACAACATTTGCAGGTAGACAGGCATTCAAGCTAGTTTGTAACCTAAGGTTTGACATGTGAAACAAGAATCTTACGAGGTCAGT contains:
- the LOC124702474 gene encoding uncharacterized protein LOC124702474, giving the protein MDQLVNFIIRPPRADYSPNDDLLEQEFMLKGRWFQRKDIEVINGQGKKLQCSHYIPAVMPEGKALPCVIYCHGNSGCRADASEAAIILLPSNITVFTLDFSGSGLSEGEHVTLGWNEKEDLKAVVNHLRTDGNISCIGLWGRSMGAVTSLMYGAEDPSIAGMVLDSPFSNLVELMMELVDTYKYPLPKFTVKLAIQHMRKIVKRKASFDIMDLDTIQVAKRCFVPALFGHATEDDFILPHHSDKICESYVGDKNIIKFDGDHNSPRPQFYFDSITIFFHNVLNPPDVPEEHYFMSPHGSLGQGHWDTEHDIEYRIAQSPTAPAATTEDAIAQLRSRRLMSRMEVPSGATPEGRADRTEVLDSDVGPSSSSASTATPPNGRNGRMLTPTSDDGEYVEYSFDSVSDMPYTEEDEDRMLMQAILESLKDLDKSNSKDTKTVASDAVSKESSVAKDGNHTTDVATLETDASSIYVSATDVLAKDVAACNSVAKKADVQSADCSAATDAAVSVNAAGASESNGSTQAVNGKSGPAESQKSKQNSSGEDGTRATLVVQKSRTGSLMDGLSQKWGSFFKNND